A DNA window from Camelina sativa cultivar DH55 chromosome 13, Cs, whole genome shotgun sequence contains the following coding sequences:
- the LOC104737226 gene encoding methylsterol monooxygenase 1-1 (The sequence of the model RefSeq protein was modified relative to this genomic sequence to represent the inferred CDS: added 57 bases not found in genome assembly) yields the protein MIPYATVEEASVALGRNLTRLETLWFDYSATKSDYYLYCHNILFLFVVFSLVPLPLVFVELARSASGWFNRYKIQPKVNYSFSDMFKCYKDVMTMFILVVGPLQLASYPSIQMIEVRSGLPLPTISEMLAQLGVYFLIEDYTNYWVHRFFHSKWGYEKIHHVHHEYTAPIGYAAPYAHWAEVLLLGIPTFLGPAIAPGHMITFWLWIALRQIEAIETHSGYDFPWSPTKYIPFYGGAEYHDYHHYVGGQSQSNFASVFTYCDYIYGTDKGYRFQKKLLEQIKESSKKSNKHNRGIKSD from the exons ATGATTCCTTACGCCACAGTCGAAGAAGCATCCGTCGCACTCGGACGAAACCTCACTCGTCTCGAAACGCTCTGGTTCGATTACTCCGCCACGAAATCAGACTACTACCTCTACTGCCACAACATATTGTTCTTGTTCGTAGTCTTCTCCCTCGTCCCTCTCCCTCTCGTCTTCGTCGAATTGGCTCGATCCGCTTCCGGCTGGTTCAATCGTTACAAGATCCAGCCTAAGGTTAATTACTCTTTCTCCGATATGTTCAAATGTTACAAAGACGTCATGACCATGTTCATCCTCGTCGTTGGTCCTTTACAACTCGCCTCTTACCCTTCGATTCAG ATGATTGAGGTACGATCTGGGCTACCGTTACCAACGATATCAGAGATGTTGGCACAGTTAGGAGTGTACTTTTTGATTGAAGACTACACTAACTACTGGGTGCATAGGTTTTTTCATAGTAAATGGGGATATGAAAAGATACATCATGTACATCATGAGTACACTGCTCCAATTGGGTATGCTGCACCTTATGCACATTGGGCTGAAGTGTTGCTTCTTGGTATCCCTACGTTTTTGGGACCAGCTATTGCTCCTGGTCACATGATTACTTTTTGGTTGTGGATTGCTTTAAGACAAATTGAAGCTATTGAGACTCACAGTGG ATATGATTTTCCATGGAGTCCAACAAAGTACATTCCTTTCTATGGTGGCGCTGAGTACCACGATTATCATCACTACGTTGGAGGACAAAGCCAAAGTAACTTTGCTTCAGTTTTCACTTATTGTGATTACATATATGGAACTGACAAG GGCTATCGATTCCAAAAGAAGCTTCTTGAGCAG